One stretch of Microplitis mediator isolate UGA2020A chromosome 9, iyMicMedi2.1, whole genome shotgun sequence DNA includes these proteins:
- the LOC130674960 gene encoding SKI8 subunit of superkiller complex protein, producing the protein MYSLIHKTENAHEDSIWTCAWGRPKKKKDARTDEDSRDSIQSTAEETTEYVVTGSVDDLVKVWEQKDGSLKLKHKLSGHSLGVVSVAISSDGTKCASSSLDSSLRLWDLESGDKISSIEVGPVDIWTVVFSPDDKFIVSGSHAGKIHMYGTESGKQEQSLDTRGGKFTLSVAYSPDGKYIASGAIDGIINIFDVAYGKVLRTLEGHAMPIRSLCFSPDSQLLLTASDDGHMKLYDVKDANVAGTLSGHASWVLGVAFGPDGQKFASSSSDHTVKIWELAQRQCLHTFNEHSDQVWAVKYHPEKNNLVVSVSEDKSINLYEYPQ; encoded by the exons ATG TATTCTTTAATACATAAAACTGAAAATGCCCATGAAGATAGTATTTGGACTTGTGCTTGGGGTCGACCAAAGAAGAAAAAAGATGCCCGCACAGACGAAGATTCACG aGATTCAATTCAGTCGACTGCTGAAGAAACAACAGAATATGTTGTCACTGGTTCAGTTGATGATTTAGTAAAGGTTTGGGAACAAAAAGATGgtagcttgaaattaaaacataaattatcCGGCCATTCACTTGGAGTTGTATCCGTTGCTATAAGTTCCGATGGCACAA AGTGTGCATCAAGTTCCCTAGATTCAAGTTTAAGATTGTGGGATTTAGAATCAGGAGATAAAATTTCTAGTATTGAAGTTGGCCCGGTTGATATTTGGACTGTTGTATTTTCACCTGACGATAAGTTTATAGTATCAGGAAGTCATGCTGGTAAAATTCACATGTATGGAACAGAGAGTGGTAAACAAGAACAATCATTAGATACAAGAGGAGGGAAATTCACTTTGAGTGTAGCCTAT AGTCCTGATGGAAAATATATCGCTAGTGGTGCCATTGATGgaataatcaatatttttgatgttgcaTATGGAAAAGTTTTAAGAACTTTAGAAG GTCATGCAATGCCTATTCGATCGCTCTGCTTTTCTCCGGATTCACAATTACTCTTAACAGCCTCTGATGATGGACATATGAAACTTTACGACGt AAAAGATGCAAATGTAGCTGGAACGTTATCAGGACATGCATCTTGGGTTCTTGGTGTAGCTTTTGGTCCTGATGGTCAAAAATTTGCTTCAAGTAGTTCTGATCATACAGTTAAAATTTGGGAATTAGCACAACGTCAATGTTTACATACATTTAATGAACATAGTGATCAA gTTTGGGCAGTAAAATATcatcctgaaaaaaataaccttGTTGTTTCCGTCTCAGAAgacaaatcaattaatttgtatgaatatcctcagtga